The genome window TTGCCATAGAAGACTTAAATTTGTCTTTACCAAAGATCACTCCCATATTGATAATCTCTGGTTCTTCAATGGGTTCCTCGGTCAGTAATATAGAGAAGTTGGAATATATGCTCTTGGCAGTTGGTTCACCACACCTTCAACACCAAATTACCACACATTTAGGTTCGATTCTAAAAAAAATAAGCATGAAGTATGAAAATTACTTAGTTTCATTAGTAGCTATAAATAAAGTTCTACATGGATAGTGCAATATAAGCAAATGCAGGAAAGAATGACAAAATATATGAGTAACATCATTTTATGGTATTCTAATATTAATTTGACATATGCAACAAGCAACatccattttaaaattttttcattttctctctttttctttgttattttgaataatcTCAATTGATAACCAAACAATTCCTGAACTGATGTTCTCACTTGGGTAGCATGAGTTGCACACTAGTTCTCCATAaggaattctttttttttttttctttttttaacaaGAGAGAGAAACAGGGAGAGAGATAAAAACTGGAAATGTAATGTTTTCATGAAAAAAAGAGAAAACAAAAAATGATATGTGGCTAAATTAATCAGGTGCACTACAAGTCTGCACCCTTTCCTAGCAATCATCGagctaaattatatataaaaatactaAATAGGAGCACAGAAGGAAGGATCAGAAAATAAAATACCGGTTGCTACCTAAAGTGATAACAGTCTTAATGATCCCATCAAGCCTCAACTTTTGCTTCTTCTTGGTCACATCAACGGAGATCTGAACAGGAATTCCAAGTGGATAATCCTTCACGGCTTTTGTGACACGTAATCCCAAAACTGAAGCCCTTGATTTTGAAATATCAGTTGAAAGATTTTCTAATCCCAACCTCTCCAAGGTTGTACAGTATTCTATATGCGAGATTGAAGGGTTTCTCCTGTAAATAACTGCACCATCCCATGGTGACCCCACATCTTCAGGGTCTTCTTGCTCTTGATCTTCCCAATCAAAAGATACATCAGTGAACTTCTGATTGTCAGGGCCCATGGAATCTCTTGCAGCAAAGTTTTGAATACTGAGTGAATTGTTTCTAAAGATTTTACATATGCCCACCATACTAGCCCATGAACATTTGTAGTGAACAATGGAAAAGCTGGAATTTGAAGAATAATTTTTCTGACGTACCAAATTGTGTACTTTGTATCGGTTAACAACTGAGGTTGGAGCTATTGAGGATGTCAAGAGCACAAAGACATCTTTGTTTCCTTAAATCACCTAAGAGGTTTTGTATGATCTACGTCAAAGAATAGTCTTTTTACCACCTGTGCGGTGTGCCTTGCAAACTCACTGGTGCTAGAGGCCTTTTAAAGTAAtggtagaaaattataatttgattAAGTTCTTTTGAGAATATTGCAAAGGAATAGAATCTTCGGGTATATGAGAAAAATGCTCAAGTACAACAGCAATGCAACTTCAA of Hevea brasiliensis isolate MT/VB/25A 57/8 unplaced genomic scaffold, ASM3005281v1 Scaf232, whole genome shotgun sequence contains these proteins:
- the LOC110649876 gene encoding large ribosomal RNA subunit accumulation protein YCED homolog 1, chloroplastic-like; amino-acid sequence: NKDVFVLLTSSIAPTSVVNRYKVHNLVRQKNYSSNSSFSIVHYKCSWASMVGICKIFRNNSLSIQNFAARDSMGPDNQKFTDVSFDWEDQEQEDPEDVGSPWDGAVIYRRNPSISHIEYCTTLERLGLENLSTDISKSRASVLGLRVTKAVKDYPLGIPVQISVDVTKKKQKLRLDGIIKTVITLGSNRCGEPTAKSIYSNFSILLTEEPIEEPEIINMGVIFGKDKFKSSMASSMEEEDDDDASIDWDDRLYFPPEEKEIDISKHIRDLVHVEISINAICDPSCKGLCLNCGTNLNTSSCSCSKERIKEKGYGPLKDLRKQMQSKG